DNA sequence from the Siniperca chuatsi isolate FFG_IHB_CAS linkage group LG3, ASM2008510v1, whole genome shotgun sequence genome:
TAATAGAAACCCTCACGGTCAATCCACATCCACCGGCCCTGAGAGACAAAGAGCACGAGTGTAAGGAAGTATTGTCTAAGTTTCTTCATTTGCTCTCATATCCATGTCCATCAAATCCAGAGGTCCTGGGCTTGATCTGGACTGACTGAGGTGGTATTTCTCCAGACCTGCAGGTTGAAGCCTCCCAGCCATGTAATGCTCTGACCAGCTGTCTGTGTGATCCTCTGGAGGAAGCTGTACTCTCTGGGGTTGGTGACCGAGGCCAGGTGGGCACCCATGTTGTTACAGTGCTCCTGTTGGACAGAGGAAGCACAGAGGAATCTTTGTAGCTATACAAcaatgtagttgaagcgctttgagtagtcagaaagactagaaaggcgctaaataagtacagtccatttaccatttacaactAAATAGTtgtgtcatttcattttcttcctccaAATAGAATTGTCTTTAGCTTCGATGTGAACATAAAGCTCATCTTTTCATGGACTGCAAATGACAGATGAACAGGTACCATCCAGAGGCTTTGGCCTCTGTGTTGTACATCATGTTGCATTCATCATGTGCGTTGATGGTAAGTTCTAAAGTAGCCTAACTGAATGAATAACAAAGTCTATCAGATGAGAGGAAAAGCTACAACTTCAGCTGCATTGTTCACAGTGTGTACAAGCTTAATGGGACTGACGGCTCACAATAGCAACATAGAAGTGTTACAGTAGCAGTACCTCAGCACTGTACCAGGACATGGGAGTGTTTATGAACGTGAAGCAGCGAGAGCCGTGGCTGAACCAGCCGTCTGGACAGAAGTTAAAACGagctacagagagaaagaagagagagaatattgagTTTACTTCAACAGAGCAGTTTCATTGACTGAAATACACAGATAATAGGTCCTTTCTAATCTCACATTTTACAGCCTCCTACAGCTGAAACAGCTGTCTGTAATGTATCTGATAAACTTTGGAGAATAGTTGGAGTGGAGTAAAAACTAGGCAGGTTGTAGTTAACAGCCTAACACATGCAAAAATACTGCTATGGTCGTTTAAGCATATCATGCTTATACTTCTACGTGACATCTGTGATATTTGGAGAGAGGTGTTTATTTGAgttcatttaatttcagtggTATCATTATTGTTGCCATGAAGACCTCACTCATGAAGGAATATAAAGGAAAGATTAAAACAATAATGTGGCTCTTACATTCAGGTGCTGCTGCCTCCTCAAACACATgtgctgcacaaacacaaacacagtcaacaCACTGTATagttatatatacatatattatccAAATGTGCACTACTTTGCATTatcaaaatgtgtcaatatgTGTTGGTTACATAAGCTTAAGTCTTCTCATTGTGTGCaaatttgttgtttaaaaatctCTTTAATTGAACTTTTATCTATAGCACAATATGTGGAAAAGTTATGGACTACTTGACAAAGTATAACTGATAACTCAGATATGTATTTCAGTGTTTAGTTGACTATGAGCAGCCAGTCCTTTCTGATTACCGTTTCTGGGAACCAGGACAGAATCTTCTGGCACAAATACTTCCTCATCTTtcgccatcatcatcatcttcttgtCCATCTCTGAAACATCAACAGCTACACTGAAGTCACTCAAGTTTCCCATGTGccatattttgacattgaatttcaaattgtgatggttacttttttcttttagtgtgCAAAGGTCACTTTGTACACAAAGAACCCACAAATTGACTGAACCTAAAAGGGACCGGTATCAAATGTTGGTCTTATATCTCAGCAAGCACAAGTCAGCAACACCAGCTCTAATCTGATGCCCATGACTTCTCAGGGGCTCTGCTGTTATGTACCACGCTGAGTTCTTGTTGTACTGTTTTGTCCTTCAAAAGGTAACCACACAAGCTGTTGaaactgctgtttgtcaacAATTTATCTTGAATTATTTTTCCCTTCAAACCACAAACAGATTGACTAGTCAAAACAACTCAAAACAAGGGAGCTGGCCAACAGTCCTAAACTTCCTTTATCAATCCAATGAGCATCAGTTGTTCTTTAATATCCTGGTCTCTTCACCCAGACTGCTGTTTAACACACTTTAGAGAGGACACTAACCAGGTGCAGCAGCCATCTGTTCCTTCGGGGCCTCCACTGCTGCTTCTGTGGATGAATCACATTAATGATGGTGTCAGACAGATGCAGGTcttactgtctgtgtgtatattaaAGCAAAGACATCCAAACTGACCTGGAGCCTTCTCTTTGTCTtcagctggagctgcagagagaaacaTGAAACTGTCAGTAACAGTAGTGTACTAGTTACTCTTCTGTCCCTTTCTGTTtatactatgtgtgtgtgtgcacatattgCATGCACTGCTACACACAGCTTTACAACAGAGTGCACAGGGTGTCACACTATGGTAGAGCCTTGCTGACTGACTCATGAGCACATGgatgatagtgtgtgtgttctatatAAATGGTCTAACCCTAACCGTGTGTTGAATATGACCTGCAAATGCAGCACAGAGGAGAATGGACAGGACCAGGATCGTCTTCATGGTGATGATCAACTGATTGTTCtgtgtggacaaaaaaaaactgccaaTAAATATACAGAGATAGAGCATAACCATGAGCTCCAtagaatgaaaagaaatacagcaGGTGACTTACCCGTCAGGTAAATGTGAGgtgatgttgttgttggtgcAGTGATGACAGGAGGCTACCGTGCtctttatatacacacacctgaacCACACTGAGTCACGTTCATGTGGGCGTGTGGATGGCAGAACGTTGTCTATGACTCAGCCCTGTGTGCGGGAAGATGATTACAGCATGCACATAAAGATCTGAACCTGAACtctaaaacagtaaacagtttgCACAAACCACtcccttgttgttgttttcagatcAGGTCAGGTTCATGGTTTAAAAGAAATGACACTGGTCAGGATATGGAATTACAGCATGTGTGTCAGCTGTGTGTTCTGCACAAtactgcaatttaaaaaaattctattgTGTGcgagtaaaagtcctgctttcaaaattatacttgagtaaaagtacaaaagtatcagcagcaaaatgtgatctaaatataaaagtaaacGTAGTCATGCAGGAGGAATGACCGCTGTCAGTGTTATGTTAGTGTCCACtgttcccccctcctccatcttcctgggagagtcctactcccccctcaactgattctcaggctaacggccctctcatGACTGACGACCCCCcccagctgatgaaactccactcaaacaaggctgcaggccccgatggcattTGCCCCGGGgttctaaaagcctgtgccccccccatgtggagtccttcagcatgtcttcaacctaagcctgagtcttcaaaagggtccctattctgtggaagacatcttgcctcgttcctgtgctgaagatgctgcgtcccagtggctccaaggactacagaccagtggcactgacctgCCCAtgtaatgaagaccctggagagactggtgctggaacagctgtggcccatggtcagacccctcctggacccccttcagttcgcctaccagccccggctgggagttgaggatgccatcatcttcctgctgaaccacaccacagcacgtgcgtctgcagcactgtgtgtcggacagcgtggtcagcaacactgggacccctcaggggactgccctctttcccttcctcttcaacatctacaccacagacttcagctaccacacagagtcctgacaccttcagaagttttctaatgactctgctgtggtgggatgtatcagcagtggtgttGAGACAGgactgtggtgggtaactttgtctcaagGTGTGaacagaaccatctgcagctcaatgcaacaaagactaaggagctggttgtagacgtaagaagggccaaggcaccagtgaccccggtttccatccaggggtcagtgtagacattgtagaggactacaagtacctgggagtacacatggacaataaactggactgggctaagaacactcgagctctttacaggaagggccagagccgtcTCTATTTTCTgtggaggctgaggtccttcaacatctgccagacaatactgaggatgttttatgagtctgctATCCTgactatcctgtatgctgttgcttgctggggcagcaggttgagggtagagGACGCTAACacactcaacaaactgatccgtaaggccagtgacattgtgggggtggagctgtcagtggtgtcagagtggaggatgctggccaaactacacgccatcttggacagtgtctcccactcactccatgacgtgctggtcaaacaaaggagtaccttcagcgaaagactcatcctcccaaaatgcaccacagggcaccacaggaagtcattccagcctgtggccatcaaactctttaactcctccctctaagtgttagtctatgtAACcataagtcattaaactggacattggaccattaacatcactgcaatacttgaaataattgtgcaatattctctgtttaatactgctgtgcaatatgcccttttcagtttaaaattccctatttattgatatttattcatacttctattactgctgtgcaatatccacagtctcataatcatcttaataagctacacttaacttgacagtacatgcactattacttattttattacattgtattattataccgtactacttatcatcaaccagtaaatccactttgtactttatacttattttaattgtatacTTATATCCAATTTGTACTTAacttatcttgcctgtattatagtgtattatagttCGAGTTGCTTAGatcttctattcctgtgtgcactgatgtgatagtgagcagctgtaacaaaagagtttcccctctgggatcaataaagtatttttgattctgataaGAAAATACTAACAAGTTATTTTGGGTATTATTTGGGGTAATTATCATTAGTCATGGCCATGGTCTAATAATATATATGcctgttcaattcaattcatttcaattttatttatagagcgccaattcataacagaagttatcgcattgtgcttttcctatagagcaggtctagaccatactctttataatattaattacagagacccaacaaatcccaccatgagcaagcatttggcgacagtggcaaggaaaaacttcctttaagagggcagaaaccttggacagaaccagactcaatgatgggcggccatctgccgctgccgtgttaggttttgagagaggtGGGGGCACAATgtaaagaccacgtagaatttatttattcatttttatatagtaaaatagtaattgtaatgttaatattaataaattagtaataataggaatgacagctataggaagaataatgtcagcatcagtaacagagccaataacaacaaccatagtagcagttgttgagcaggaacacgggggcagcaggtggcccacaaccacagatccagtctctgcagctctggagacagaaatacctgctgaaagcgacagaaggagagaggagagaaacgagaaagcacaaaactacaggagagagaagatgttgagtttgTAACATAAAGTACTggtataaaaatgcatacagatggagagggagagaaggagagaggtgcatcatgtgaagtctcccggtagtctaggcctatagcagcataactaaaggatggttcaggactcacccaagccagccctaattataagctttatcaaagaggaaagtctttagcctactcttaaatgtggagatggtgtctgcctcccaaacccaaactgggacctgattccacaggagaggagcttgataactgaaggctctggctcccattctacttttggagactctaggaaccacaagtaaccctacaTACTGGGAGCCCAGTGTTCTAGTctgataatatggtattatgagatctttaagatacaatgtgGGAGtcaaaggacaaatcctgatcaaagataactctgaggttccttacggtgctgctggaggccagggcaatgccatctagagtaaatatatctttagataatttgtctcagaggtgtttgggaccaagtacaataacttcagttttgtcagagtttaacatcagaaagttgcaggtcatccaggtctttatatCCTTAAGGCAtgtttgaagtttagttaactggttagtttcatctgtcttgatcgatagatataattgggtatcatctgcatagcaatgaaagtttatggagtgcttcctaataatactgcctagaggaagcatatataaggtgaatagaatcggttcaagcacagaaccttgtggaactccgtgactaactttggcgtgcacggaggactcaccgttaacatgtacaaactgagattgatctgatagataggatttaaaccagcttagtgcagttcctttaatgccaattacatgttccagtctctgtaataggatgtgatggtcaatggtgtcgaacgcagcactaagatctaacaagacaagtacagagacaagtcatttgtaattttcaccagtgctgtctctgtgctatgatgcactctaaaccctgactgaaaatcctcaaataaactattgttatttagaaagtcacacaactgattggcgacagCTTTCTCAAAGATCTTAGATATTGGTCTATAATTGGAGAGTGTAGAGTGGgttttttaatttggtttaattacagctactttaaaggattgtggtatatagcctgttaataaagacagattgatcatatccagtaaagaagtgctaattaagggtaaaacatctttaagcagcctagttggaatggggtctaagagacaggttgatggtttAGATGAgttaatcgtcgaagtcagctgaagaaggttgacaggagcaaagcagccaaaacacatcaggctctacagctgtttccaaggttcctgtgtttgaagacaagttggcactggttaaaggcaggacttgatgaatgtTTTCTcaagtagttaaaattttatcattaaagaagcgcATGAAGTtgttgctactgagagctataggaaaacatggttcaatagagcaaTAACGCAGTACTATAGTACTATATTACATATAGTAcagtatcattttcaacatccacatgaatattgaaatcacctacaataaccactttatctgttttaaggactaaacttgataaaaactctgagaattcagataaaaactcagaataaggaccaggagcgcggtacactataacaaatagaattggctgttgtatTTTCCAGAACTGTTCTGTTcatcataagcaataaaatagaCAAATGTGTCCTAAGGTACATAAAATAtcaaagtataaagtatataaatatatatatgttgtgaAGTTACTTagcagataaaacattttactggatgataattagtgtttttttcagtgcttgttaattcaattcaaacaCAGGTCAAATTTGACCTGCAAACACTAAGGGTGTAAACCCTTTTCAAACACAATAGGAGTACTCCAAAATTATAAAGGAACAATGTAACTTGCCTGTTTGTGGTTAATaaggtcattttgaaaaaatcaGATTTATTGCAAAAGTCATCACTCCATCTTCCCTAAAACAACTAGATTATTGTGGCGTAGGTCATACATACCCTGTAATAATAGAATAGGTTTCAAgtagttaaaaaaatactacaGCATAAGTTCTTTGTAAGATCCCAAATTGTTACCCCCTTATACCATAACTGCATATCTTCTTCCCCAGTACCTACATATATGTATTGGTacgtactgtactggtacaaAAGATTGTACCAGATTAACTCAGGAGTAATTACGCTGTACATTGCGagctgtaatctaaagcattACCGGTATATCACACACAACATTTGTTAGTAGGATAGGTTGGTTTTGATCGTTCATGTtgaaagtaagaaaaatataaaataacttgTACTTGAGCAAATATAGTTACTGCTTATGAAACTGGGttcttgtttgtctttcttgCATTTTACTGACTGAATGTTCATGTGCTGATTATTCTTTGGCTTGTTGAAAATACTTAACCAACTCAAACAAAACAGGCTGTTAATGTGTAGCTTCAAGCATTGAAAAGACACTCAGCAAATATGGTGATTGATCAGTTATTGAAAATAGCTCTCCAGGATTCAAACTATTTCTTCATAATGGTGAGGCCTTGAATGAAGGTCATAATTTTGACCATCAGTAGTTACATGTGAAACTGTGTCCACATCTGAAGGCTCATAGTGGAATAAAGAAGTCAAAAGTCTGTTTATTGTTCCTGTAACAGTGGATTATCTAAGAGAAACACCTGACATCACTGTCTCAATCAAGGAAGCAAGACGCCTACTTTATACAATCATAAGGAAAGGaaagttttattgtttgtttctccAGAGATTACAGCCATTTATGAGTACACAGACTCTTGTGTAAGAATTGCATGTGATTAAAGTAGAGTCGGCATCTACACTGATGTATGGCTGCTGGGAATGTTACTGTTCCTGCAGTGAAATAGAACGAACTGGGTTGCTAGCTTGATGTCATGGTTTTATTTCCATATTTTGGTGGAAATTTACCCACTTCACCAGTCTCCTGAGAACATGATTTGGgtattaaattatgtttttttccttgGAAAAGTTTGGTGAGGTTTAGGTgtaaaaactacttggttacaGTTAGAAAAAGATCAGAAAGATTAATTCTCACAGCCACTACAGGTTTTTGTCAGCTGAACGTAAACATAGGTTTCTTTAGGCATTTGAAGAACTGATGCGGTTGTTTCTGATATGTTGGATTTGGTCTGTCTCATTGAGAATGCACGTCATTGTGGTGtagtgtttttccatttttaccaTGTTAGAGCATCTTTATCTTCAGTCATGTGACATATTTTAGAGTGAAACAGATCAAGATCAGCATTAACTTTGTCCTGTGTCCACAGAATATGTGGGTGAGGTTAGGTTATGAGGGGGATTTAAATCGAATCCTTTAGATGTGATTGGACCACTGACAAGCACTGACAGTTGCTGACTCTGAGGATAGACAGTATGGACATCTACAATATGTGAAACATGACGCATCATTAATAATATGTTGaataaaacaccacaaagtAGTAATCAGCACGTACATTTTAAGCCTGAATGTTTAAgatatttgtctttttagttAGCTGCTGCTGACTCAGTCAAAACTGCAAGAGcttgttgcaggtttaaaaatCCTCGATCATATGGATCATACTGTTTATACTGATGTAATATTACTTCCACGCAACTTTCAGATTGAACtatagaaaatgtattacatttgtCAATTGTTTATTCTAAACATCAATACGCTAAACTCTGATTCacatgttgctaaatcctgattggtgcacggaagtacgtgacatcacctttttctaaTTGAAGCCTCGCCCACTTCtgaccagtgagaagagcacagagaaaataacagaaatcagaaatagAATCCAACCTGTTTTAAGTTTGGCACAAAAtgctgtgttcatgtaggaACCCATCACTCATTTCATCATCACTCAGAGTAAGAAGCTGACTTAGAAAATAACTTTTCAAAGTGATGTTCGTGTGCTGCTCACTGCTAGTTTGCAAAGATTGTGTTTTACCcgagcggcaacctccggggaTGAAAAAGTAAGCCAACGCAGAattgccaaaaactgcagttcttcaaatggccacttgaggctggctccaaaagagTCAATCGCCAtagacccccatgttaaaatgcccaacttcacagcagaaataaacatgtttacagcctggtacagaaaacagttttggtcttatttccccgttcatgacaactgcgagggggtgaatttttttaataaaccatttaaatgatattaaggcttaaagttatgcataattaaggccgtggccactttgagtgacaggtgggtgccatcacaggtggctggtttcagcaTCTAGGCTTCATTTGGCAGCTCCACCCATGGGCCATGTCTTTGCCCATATTTGAATTAGCCAAGCCAGCGAAGTATGGCATAGCCAAGATGGTGTCGGCCTGAGCCACCATCctgagcttcacactggctcttcagaaacctacaGGTGACGTcactttttatacagtctatggttttaCCTTTACctgaaaccaaaataaaatcataataatctGCTctgattttggttaaatgttcTACATTGCCCCATTTTTCTCTATGCAAGGAgatgaatgttaatgtttagATTTTTCTACAAAATACGAGCTGTTTGGCTGATAGCTGAATTTAACAAAACTCCTAAATGTTTGGTAAAAgtctcatgtttcatttttctcGAGGTATGTTTGCAATTGAGCAAGGCACAATTAAAATTATACTTGCCCCAAAATCTTTTAAGTTTTCACTCTCTGTACGCTTGAAAGGTGTCTTTAGATAGTTTTTGTCAGAGCGTTTTCTCAGAGGCTATGCTCAGCTTGAGCTTgggaaaatgttcacatttaaaaTTGAAAGGTTTTAGAAAGGAGTTTGGTGCAGTGGTTTTgaaaacagaagaggaaaagtGGTTATatataaagttacatttttaatgtgttaacatgtaagcagtattttGATATTGTAGGTGAGTCTGATCACtgcctttactgatggtttgtttaatctgcagtGAATCATACattgttttaattgtaaaaCTAACTATGAACTACACTTATCAG
Encoded proteins:
- the LOC122873183 gene encoding ladderlectin-like isoform X4, producing the protein MKTILVLSILLCAAFAAPAEDKEKAPEAAVEAPKEQMAAAPEMDKKMMMMAKDEEVFVPEDSVLVPRNARFNFCPDGWFSHGSRCFTFINTPMSWYSAEEHCNNMGAHLASVTNPREYSFLQRITQTAGQSITWLGGFNLQGRWMWIDREGFYYTNWYSPSSSSSYPCIYLRTTNGWGNTQCGSTYRFICSKSPFSC
- the LOC122873183 gene encoding ladderlectin-like isoform X1 — translated: MKTILVLSILLCAAFAAPAEDKEKAPEAAVEAPKEQMAAAPAVDVSEMDKKMMMMAKDEEVFVPEDSVLVPRNAHVFEEAAAPESRFNFCPDGWFSHGSRCFTFINTPMSWYSAEEHCNNMGAHLASVTNPREYSFLQRITQTAGQSITWLGGFNLQGRWMWIDREGFYYTNWYSPSSSSSYPCIYLRTTNGWGNTQCGSTYRFICSKSPFSC
- the LOC122873183 gene encoding ladderlectin-like isoform X3 is translated as MKTILVLSILLCAAFAAPAEDKEKAPEAAVEAPKEQMAAAPAVDVSEMDKKMMMMAKDEEVFVPEDSVLVPRNARFNFCPDGWFSHGSRCFTFINTPMSWYSAEEHCNNMGAHLASVTNPREYSFLQRITQTAGQSITWLGGFNLQGRWMWIDREGFYYTNWYSPSSSSSYPCIYLRTTNGWGNTQCGSTYRFICSKSPFSC
- the LOC122873183 gene encoding ladderlectin-like isoform X2, with the protein product MKTILVLSILLCAAFAAPAEDKEKAPEAAVEAPKEQMAAAPEMDKKMMMMAKDEEVFVPEDSVLVPRNAHVFEEAAAPESRFNFCPDGWFSHGSRCFTFINTPMSWYSAEEHCNNMGAHLASVTNPREYSFLQRITQTAGQSITWLGGFNLQGRWMWIDREGFYYTNWYSPSSSSSYPCIYLRTTNGWGNTQCGSTYRFICSKSPFSC